The proteins below are encoded in one region of Paenibacillus albus:
- a CDS encoding CPBP family intramembrane glutamic endopeptidase — MEAASIKQPFNWRALGYLILFMVSFIFGLQLVNNAFNLKIPENDIPGMAENLLVSVLLLFFSKDIRAQFMIHLHKRNIVIGMSLGICFGLLDLVLSYGYQFAPYIFGHAPIPVGSHQVTYDDTITRTGLLLSVGIPAIYEEILARFLPYAGLFVYLKRRIENVNNKSKIINRFEKNLYQKLFIEDNKRYKWMWLFVTAFLFSAAHGLSLISLPLYFFSGIFCGFLFLRYGYLSAVMAHLTFNVLSSPAQDYFIKIIHQLT, encoded by the coding sequence TTGGAAGCCGCATCAATAAAACAGCCATTTAATTGGCGCGCCTTAGGGTACCTAATTTTATTTATGGTTTCTTTTATTTTTGGGCTTCAACTTGTAAACAACGCATTTAATTTGAAAATTCCCGAAAATGACATTCCGGGCATGGCAGAAAATCTGTTAGTTAGTGTGCTTTTGCTGTTTTTTAGTAAAGACATCAGGGCGCAATTTATGATTCATTTGCATAAAAGAAATATTGTTATAGGCATGAGCCTTGGGATTTGTTTTGGGTTGCTCGACTTAGTCCTGTCATATGGTTATCAGTTCGCCCCTTACATTTTCGGTCATGCACCTATTCCTGTTGGCAGCCACCAAGTGACCTATGATGATACAATTACAAGGACAGGTTTGCTGTTGTCAGTTGGTATACCGGCAATCTATGAAGAAATTTTGGCGCGGTTTTTGCCATATGCAGGACTGTTCGTGTATTTAAAACGGCGCATTGAAAATGTAAATAACAAGAGTAAGATCATAAACAGATTTGAAAAGAACCTCTATCAAAAGCTCTTCATTGAAGATAACAAACGGTACAAATGGATGTGGCTGTTTGTGACCGCCTTCCTATTTTCAGCTGCACACGGGTTATCACTAATCTCCTTACCGCTTTATTTCTTCTCCGGCATCTTTTGCGGCTTCCTTTTCCTCCGCTACGGATATTTATCCGCCGTAATGGCACATTTGACGTTTAACGTGCTTTCGAGTCCGGCTCAGGACTATTTCATAAAAATCATTCACCAATTGACTTAG